The Sorangiineae bacterium MSr11954 DNA segment CGTAAAAAGCTGTCGCCCTCGAGCGTGAGCACCGGCCGATCGCGCCGCCCTCGAACAAAGGTCGGACGAATCGAACGGTATGCGGGCGCAATGGGGGCCACGACCCGCTCATTCCGGGGCTGACGGGCCCTGACGAGGCTGCTGAGCTTCTTGCAGGGCTCCCTGGAGTTGTTTAGGCTCCAACGAGGTTCACCTCCGTCATGACGATGCAGTACGCGCCGCAGGTGAAGTGGTTTCTTCTACCACTTCCGCTCCTGGCTCTCTTTCTGGGCGCGGAGTGGCTCGCGGGACCGGCGACGGGCGACGTCGTGCGCGGCGGGGTGCTGCTGGGGAAATTTTTTACCCTGATTGGCTTTGCATTGGCCGCCACCCGCTTTTCGTGGGGCGATCGGATGCACCGCATTTGGTCGCTGTTCGTCCTCAATATGGTCGGTCTCCTCGGCCAGGAGTTCTACTTTGGCTATGTGAGCGTCCGCTGGCCGGAGCTCGCGCTATCGCCCGAGGCGGCGAGGCCGGTGCTCGGCGTCGTGCTCTTGATTGCCAACATCGCGTCGACGATGGCCACCGTGCTCCTCGCCCGGACGTGGCGCGAGGCGGGGTTGGAGGTGGAGTCCACGAAGCTCCGTCATATGGCGAAGCTGGCCGTGGTGCCGATTGCATTTGCCATTTTCGTCGTCTCCATGCGCGAGAACCTGCAGCGGGAGCCTGCCGACGTGTGGGACACGATCGTGCTGGTGATCCTGCCCTTCGGCGACTTCGTTTGCTTTAGCCTGATCGGCCCCCTGGCGCTGACGGCGTTCTCGCTTCGCGGTGGCTCGCTCGCGTTGCCGTGGGCCATGTTCGCGCTGGGCAGCGCCTTTTGGGTGGCATGGGACGTGGCGACCACCATGTCGCATCTCTCGGGGGTGGCCATCGAGGCCATGCGCATCCTGGCGCTGGGCTACACCGGCTGCGCGGGGATCGAACAATGGTGGGTGCTCCGGCCGCAGGCGCGATTTGCGGTCTGATCCGGCGCTCTTTTCGTAGATCGAACGCCGTTCGCGCCCGTACGAGCCGTGGATGGACACAGGCTCGGGGATGAAACCAGGGCGCGAATCAGGGTACGGAGCCGCAACGCGGGGTTTGGGCCGCGCTTCGCCGGGGGCGATGACCGCGCAGATGCGGGCGCTCGCGCCGGAGGCGGGGCCCAAGGTTCTTCGCATCGGGCTCGTGCAGGGCGGCCGCATCGTTCACGAGCGCGTCGTCAAGCAGCGGGTCAGCGTGACGGTGGGCGCCGATGACGCGGCCATGTTTCCCATTTTGGCCGAGGATATGCCATCGAGCGGCGCGCTCTTTCTCCTGTTCGAGCGCCGGGGCGACGATTACTACGTGAATTTCACGCCCGAGATGACGGGGCGGATCGCCCTTCGCGGGGGCATCGTCGCGCTCGAAGCGCTGCGTCGCGAGGCGCCGTCCGTGCGGCTCACGGAGGATGCCCGCGGGCGAATCGTGGTGGGTGGCAGCACCTTCCTCTTTCAGTTCGTGCCGCCTCCGCCTGCGCAACCGCGCCCGCAGCTTCCGCTGTCGGCCACCAAAGGCGGCGTGGCGACCGAGATCGATTGGCAGCTGACCATCGTCGCGGCGTTCAGCTTTCTGCTCCACTTTGGCTTCATCGGCGCCATGTATTCGGATTGGATGGATCCTGCCGTCGACGAGCAGATCGCGGTGAACGGGTTGATCGACTCATTGAAAGCGGTCGCCTTACCGCTCCCGGTGGAGACGCCGCCCGACAGCCCACGCGAGAGGTCGCCGCTGGAAATGCCGCCCGAATCGAAGGCGGAGAGCCCATCGAAAACATCGAAATCGCCCAAGGATGGCGATGGTTCGATGAGCGATCGAGGCGCCGCGGCCCTCGCGCGTGAGGCCGACGCGATCCAGATGCAGCTGCTCGCGAGCTTGGGCGGTCCATCGGCCGTGCACGGCGCGCTCGGGCGGGGCGACGTTCCGCTCCCGGATTTGAGCGGTGTCGCGGGCCAAGCATCGGGCGTCGATACGGCCGGAGGGCTTCGCGTCGGCAGCGCGGGCGGCGGCGTGATCCAGCCGGGGAGGGCTGGCGGGGGGCTCGCGGGGATTGGCCGGACCGGGAGCAGCGGCATCGGGGAGCGCGCGGGCGATGCGCGGGAGGTTCAAGGCCCAAAGGGCGCCGCGCAAATTGGCGCGCCGCAAACCTCCGTACCCGTGGCCAACGCCGAGAGCGTGGTGGCGGCGCTTCGGCCCAAGTTTCGTCAGTGCTACCAGCGCTATGGCCTCTCCGTCGATCCGAGCATGGCCGGCGCCGTGACGATCGTGACGAAGGTGGGACCCAACGGCGAGGTGAGCGCCGCCGATCCCTCCGGCGTCTCGGGTCTTTCGAACGAAGTCGTAAGCTGCATTCAGCGCGCGGTGCGCAATGCGTCCTTCGCCGCGCCGGGTGGTACGGGCGGGGTGATCCAGATCCCGATCAAATTCGTGCAACAGCGCTGACGAGCGTCGAATTCGTGCAACAGCGCGGACGGGCGCCGAATTCGTGCAAAAGCGCGGACGGGCGCTGAATTCGTGCAACAGCGCGGACGAGCGCCGAATTCGTGCAAAAGCGCGGACGAGCGTCGAATTCGTGCAACAGCGCTGACGGGCGCCGAATTCGTCCAACAGCGCGGACGGGCGCCGAATTCGTCCAACAGCGCGGACGGGCGTCGAATTCGTGCAACAGCGCGGACGAGCGTCGAATTCGTGCAACAGCGCGGACGATGCGAACCTCGTTCCTAAATCGTCCCGTTCGTTTGCGCCGACGTCGCGGGCTCGTTCGCGTGGGGGCGCACGCCCGATCGCTGCGGTTGCGCTGAGCAGCGCAGACTGCAAAGCTCGAAAACCATGAAGGTCGAGCCAGCCGCAGTGCGTTCGAAATCGGCATTTGCCAAGGTCGTCGGCGCGGGCGTCGCGGGGACCACCATCGAGTTCTACGACTTTTTCGTCTACGGCTCCGCGGCCGCCATCGTGTTCAACAAGGTGTTCTTCCCCAACACCGAGCCGCTGGTGGGCGCCCTCTTGGCGCTCAGCACCTATGCGATGGGCTTCTTGGCGCGCCCTCTCGGCGGGGTCGTCTTCGGACACTTCGGCGATCGACTGGGCCGCCGCCGCACCTTGATGGTGAGCCTCGTCATCATGGGCGGCGCCACGGTGGCCATCGGCCTGATCCCCAGCTACGCGACCATCGGCGTGGCCGCGCCCATTTTGCTCACCGTGCTAAGGCTCGTGCAGGGATTGGCGCTCGGCGGCGAGTGGGGCGGCGCCGTATTTCTCATCGCGGAGCACGGCGACGAACGGCGCCGCGGCTTCTGGAGCAGCTGGCCGCAAACGGGCGGCCCGCTGGGCAACCTGCTGGCGACCGGCGTGCTCTCTTCGATGAGCAGCTTCGTGACCGACGAGGCGTTCCTTCGCTGGGGTTGGCGCATCCCCTTTCTCGCATCCGCCTTGCTGGTGCTGTTCGGCCTCTGGCTGCGCCACGCGGTGGAAGAGTCCCCCATCTTCGTGGAGCTGCAGAGCGAGGCCCGCGCGAGCGTTGCCGCCCAAGCCGCGGCGGAGCCTGCTCCCCTTCGAACCGTTCTCGCCCGCCACAAACGCGCGGTGCTGATTTCGGCCATGGCCGCCGTCGGGGAGAAAGCAACGTATTACACGTTCAGCATCTTCCTTTTGACGTATCTGGTCGAGGTCCTGCACCTGCCAAAGCAAATCGGCCTCACCGCCGTGCTGATCGCCTCGGGGTTCCAAGCTGCGGGCGTGCTCGTGGGCGGGTGGGCCAGCGATGTGCTCGGCCGCCGCCGCATCAACGTGCTGCTCGCGATCCTCATCGCCGGATGGGCCTTCGTCGGCCTCCCATTCGTCGACCGCGGCACCTTTGGCAGCGTGCTGCTCGCGGTCCTGGTCGGTCTCTCCCTTCACGGGCTGCTCGCCGGCTCCCAATCCGCCTTTTTCGCGGAGCTCTTTCCGAGCACCGTGCGCTACACCGGCGCGTCGCTCGGCTATCAGCTGGCGTCCGTCATTGGAGGCTCCGCCGTACCTCTCCTCGGCGTGGCCCTTCTACGCGATTACCACTCGACGACCCCCATCGCGCTTTTGCTGGCGGGCACGCTCACCTCGACCGGCCTCGCCTTCGTTCTCTCCGGCGAGACGCAAACGCGCGATTTGCGGTCGATTGACTCGTAATCGTCGCTCTACCCGTCGGGCGCGACGGAGATGGCAATCGCCAGCACTTGCCCTTGGCTCTGGTCGGAGACGGGCACCTGCACGATGGTCCCTTTTTCGAGCGCCATTCGAAGGTGCCCGGCGTGAACGTCGACATCGCCCATGGGCTCGTTGCCATCGAGATCGCGATCGAGCAAGTGAACGCGGATGCGCGTGGAGTCGGAGAGGCGCACGTGCCGCCATTGGGCCGCGGTGGACCAGGTTGGCGTCAGCGTATCGTCGCCGCACCCGGTAAGAGGACGCCGCTCTCCAACCGCCCTATCGGCCGCCGTGAGCTCGGCCCACCCAAACGGATCCGGCTTTTCGAACGAGGCGAGCACTTCGCCGGTGAGGTGTGCGGCAACGATGGCCATGTGCGTGGAGCCACCCGCCGACGTTGTCACACCTGCTGCCAGGTTGGGGAAAACGGTGAGCGCATCCCATCGCGTGCCATCGATCTTGGCGGGGCCGAGGGTGGCTCCCACCATGGAAATGCGGACGTAGGGCACCTCGGGTTGCTCGGGCTCCGGGGTCGCGCAGCCCACCCCGCCCAACGGCGCGAGCGCAAAAACAAGGAGCGCTCCAACGCCGATCGGACGTGCAGCGGGCGGGCTGAAGCGATGCGGAGAGACCATGCTACGAAGAGAGACGAACGAAACGGCGGAAAGATTCTCCCGCGCCGCACCACGATGGGTACGGCGCGGGCCGAGCTGCGGCTCGAGGCGCGGGCGTTCAGCGCCGGCAGGAGCGCGCGCAGCTCAGTAGCACGGCTTGCCGTACCCCGGGTTGGACCAGGGCGCCGAGAGCGCGAGGCTCGAGACCGTGGCGCTCAAGTCCTTTGCGTTCTTCACCACCACCCCGCCGTAGGAAACGCTGTACACGTACTCCGTCTCCTGGTTCGCCATGAAGATCCCGCGGCGCACGGACGGACGGTAATAGCCGCTGCAATAGCCTTGCGGATTGCCCGCCACGAGCGCCGACTGATCGATGCTCCCGACCTTGCTGATGCCCGCGCCCACGTCGATCTTGAAGAGCTCGAGCGTGCTCTTGACGCCGCTCGCTTGCCCATACGCGTAATACGGGAAGGCCAAGAGCTTCTTCTCGGCGAAGTACGTGAAGGCCTTGTGATCGTATTCGGCGTCGGTCGACCCGTACTCGCTGCCATTGTACGTGAAGACGTGCTTCTGCACGGGGTGCGCGCCGTCGCTCACGTCGAAGACCTGGAGCTGGAGCGCGCGCGTCCGGCCCGTTTGATCGGCGTCGCGGCCGATGGTCAAGATGTGGTTCTCGTCGATCGGGTGCATGTACTCGCTGAAGCCGGGAATTTTCAGCGCCCCGAGGAGCTTGGGGTTGGTGGGCGACGCGAGATCGAACACGAACAGCGGATCGACGCGGCGGAAGGTCACCACATAGCCGCGCGAGCCCGCGAAGCGCACGCTGAAGATCGACTCGTTGGGGGCGAGATCGTCGGCTTTGCCCACCACGTTCAGCGACGCGCCGTTCTGCGCGAGCACCGCCACTTGATTCGTGGAGCGCGGCCACACCCTCGCCTGCGAATCGGGGGTCAGCTCACCGTTGGCGTCGAGCGCGAAGGTCGGCCAGAAAGCGCGACCGCGGGCGTCGAAGTATTGGTGCGACTCGGTGGTGGCGATCCGGAGATAACCGTCTTTGTCGTCGAGCGAAAATTGATTTTTGACGAAGCCTTTGACGGTGCCCGAAGCTTGGTAGTTCGGGAACTTGGGATCCGTCTTGAACTCGAACTTGTGCAGGTGGGTGCGGGCCCCGCCCACCGACCTGACGGGGAGCGCGGGCCCGTCCGACTTGGTGATGCTGCCGCCGCCGCCCCAGGGGAAGGAGGGCGCGCTCCACCCGTGGGACGCGAGGTAGATCGTATCGAGCCCGCCGTACACGGTGTCGGCTTGGCCCAAAATGACCGTCTCTTTGGGGGTGGCGTTCGGGTTGTCGAGATCGAGCGAGGCCACGTCCACGATGCCGCTCTGGGTGCTGCCCACCGTGGGCACATAGAAGTCCTCGCAGGCGACGGTCTGCGCGCTCACCGCGCTGCCGTTCTTCACGAACGTATAAGGCAGGTAGTCCGTCAACGTGCTCGCGTCGATGGTCGCCACGTTCTCCGCGCGCAGGCGCCCGAGGGCGGCGATCGTTTCGCTCACCGTCTTCGGATAGGGGTTCTCACCTGGCTTCGGGGTCGGATAGAGCTCGTAATAGCTGTACTTGATGCGCGGCCCGTACGCGAAGCCTTGGAGCACCGTGCGCACGTGGGGACCCACGCGTCGCGCGTCCAGGTAGTTCCCTTCGAAGTACACCTCGCGGGCCACCTGCGGCGTGGTGCCATCGAGCTTCAGCACCGTGATCTTCGTGAGGGGCGCGAACGAGCCGCTGCCCTGGTCTCCAGCCGGTGGCGCCCCGCGCGACGGGCCCGCGCCGACGTCGGTGGCCACGCCGCCACCCCCCATGTAGAAATAGTCGCGCCAGTTGTTCTTGGGCTTGACGCCCGCCGCTTCGAAGATGGCCTTGCCATTGACATACGAATAGATGACGACCTTGCCGTCCGCGACGAACATCTCGGAGGGCTGTCCTTCGATGTCGATCGTCGAGGCCTCTTTCAGCTCCGCGGCCGGCCACGCCTTGAGCACTTTGAACGCGCGCCCGTGGAGCACGTAAATGTTGTTGCCGTCGTTCTTGACGAAATCGGCTTCGTCGACCCCTTTGACTTGGGTGTTCGTCTGGGAATAGGACGTGGCGCTCTCGCCGCCCTTGCTGTCGCCGCCCGAGCCCGCGTTGGTGGGCGCGCCGGCCCCGCCGGAATCCATGGAGCCTTCTCGATAGGCGCCGTACGCGCAGCCGCCCTCGCCGTAGAGGGCAAGGCACCGCCGGAGCGAGCGGATTTGCTGGTTGATGGACTGCTCCACCTTGAACTTCAGGTCGGCCTTCAGATCCGAAAGCAGATCGCCGCACCCCTTGGCGCGATGGAGCGATGCGTTGATGCTCTCCGTTTCGATCGGATCGTCGTCGAACGACCCTCCTTTGGAGTCCCCGCACCCGGCCATGGACACGGATCCAACGGTCGCAAAAAAAGCCGTCCAAACCAGCGATTGGGTCTTTCTCATCGTCGCGCTCCTCGCTCCCTTGGTGTCGTTTCCCGGGTTCATCAGCAAGGCGTGAGCCACCGGCCGGAACGAATGTAAGTCGATGATTTTATTGGCGAATAGCCAAAGCCTATCCGGACAATCCCGTCGGCGTCTCCTGTCGCCTGGCCCGACTTGGCACAACTCTCAGCGATGGGCCCCCGCGTCGCGGCGCTGGGCTTTTCTGATGTCGATGTAGCTTTGCGGAAAACAATAACCGCCCTTGAGGGGGAGGCCGCGTTCGTCGCGCTGGTCCAACTCGATGCTGATGCAGTGGATGCCCTCCGCGCAGTCCACCCCTGGATCGCAGGTGCGGCTGCATACACCGCCGCCCTCGAGCGACTCGCGCATGCACGCGGGCGCCTCGGGTTGGCAGTCCATCGCCCAGCGGCATGGGCCGCCGAGGGGGGATTTGGGCCGCAAGAACTTGGTGTAGATGCCGGTGGCGAGGACCGCGATCCCGATGACGATGGCGAGGATCATGCGGACCTTGACGGCGCGGAGCTTTTTGCGGTGGATGGCTTCGAGCTCGTCGTCCAGGTTCGTTTCGTCGAGGCGACTCATTGGGCCAAGCGCATCAGAGCACCGACTTCGGGTTCGTTGATCCAATAAATCGAAGCAAACCTCACAATCCCTTCACCTGCACGGGCACGAAGCTGCTTCCACCGTCCAGCGAGCCCGCCTCGCCGAAGCTGTCGGCCCCCCAGCAATAGACCTTTCGGTCCCAGGTCGACGCGCAGGTGTACGAGTAGCCCGCGGCCACGTCGGCCACGTTCGACAGACCCATCACGGGCTTGGGGGTCACCACGACGTTGCGCGAGCCCGCGTCGTCCAGCGAAGGATCGTGACCGAGTCGCCCGAGCTCGTTCGAGCCCCAACAGACGACGGTGTCGTTCTCCAGGAGCGCGCACGAATGGTAATAGCCGAGGGCGAGCTTGCGCGCGCCCGCCAGCCCCGGGACCTTGGTGGGGACGTCGTTGCACGGGCTCGGGCTCGCGCCCCCGCACGTGCGGTCCGTTCCGGGATCGTGCCCCAGCTGGCCGGTGGGGTTGAATCCCCAACAGGATACGGTCTTGTCGGCGAGAATGGCGCAGGCGTGATAGTGGCCCGCGCCGAGCGACCTCACGCGCACCAGGCCCTCGACCTGCCTGGGAATGGGATGATCTTGCGTATCCCAACCGGGTGCAGCTGCGCCCGCGTCGGCCGCGCGCCCGATGTCACCATAATCGTATTCACCCCAACACCAAACGGTGCCATCGACCCCTTTGCGTGCGCACGAAAAGACCGAACCCGATTTGATCTCCACGGCATCGCCGAACGCCAAAGGGCTCGGCGTGGCCGATACCCTGCCGCCGTCGACCAGACCGAGCGCGCCGCGCGACGCGGTGCCCCAACACGAAGGGCTGCCGTTGATCACGGCGCAGGAAAATCCCTGGCCGGTCGCGATGCCTTTGGCGCCGGTGCTGCTCGGGATCGTCACCGGACTGCGCGCGCACGGCTGGCCGCTGCAGAGCCCCGCGTCGCCTTGAGCCTCTTCGACGCTGCGCGGGTGCCCGAGCTGGTTTCCCGTGTTGGAGCCCCAACAGGTAATCGCATTACCCGCGCGCGCGCACGTGTGGGGCCCGGACGAATCGAGGTCTTCCGCCACCAGCCCTGTCACGGGTGGAGAAGGCGTGGGGTGACGGTCGCCGTCGTGGGTGCCGATGCCGTGCTGCCCGCTGAAATTGTTTCCCCAGCAGCGCACGGCGCCGATGGCCAAGAGCGCGCAGGCGGTCGCCGATCCGGCGGCCAGCCGAATGGGCGGCGTGACGGGCGCGCCGTCCGACCTCGTGCTCGAGTCTTTGGTGGCGCCGGCGTCGGTGCCCCCATCTTCGTTTGCGATGCTCATCGGAGTATCGCTTCCGCATGCGAGGCCCCACACCCCATACGAGGTGCACGCCCCGACGAACGAGAGTGCACACGCTTTGTTCACCCCGCCAGAATAGCACGCGGCGCGCGGTGCGCCGTCGGCTCAACGCTCGCGGCGCGAGCTGATCGTCGCAGCGCCGCCGAGGATGATCCCCGAAAATGCGGCTTGGTCGGAGACCATCGGGAGCGTGGAATCGTAGGGGGAGACGCGCGTTCGCGGTTCACCCCAACGGCGCTCTTCGCGTGCTGCGAGGCCACCCAGGTATGCCGTCGTCAATGCCAAACTCAAAACACCCGAATAGATCGCGAGGGTGCGCTCCGTCGAACCGAATTTCATTGTACTTCCCTCGTCACTGCTTGGTGGCTACGACGAACATCTGGGGGCTTCGCGCGGTGTATGGTTCGCGCTGATGCCCTCCCTCGATCGATGCCAGAGAGAGCCCCGCGCTCTCCAACATGAGCTCAATCTCGAGCCGAAATATCGGACCGCCAGCGGCATGGAGCGCGATGGGATTCACCACGTCGAGCACCAGCACGCCGCCCGGCACGAGGTGGCGCGCGATGGCATCGAGCACCTCTTGCCGCTCGTCGAAGTTTGCAATGTCGAGGAGGGCATTGGACGCCATGACGGCCAGCGGAAACGCGCTCTCTTCGAGCTTGAGTCGCGCCATATCCGGCAACACGTAAACGCGCTGCCCGACTTCACGCGACTCGCGGTCGAGGTTCGCCTGAAGGCGCTTCAGCGCACCCTTGGAAATATCCACGGTCACCACGCGGTAGCCCGCGCGCGCCAGCGGTATCGCGACACATCCGAGCTCGCCGCATAGCTCGAGAATGGGGCCGCCCGTGCGCCGCGCCATTTCCAAATAGCGCTGGACGTCCAATGGTAGGGCGTGGGACTCCGCCGTCCGGGATGGACGCTTGGGCGCGGTGTCGCTCACGTGCGGCTTCGAAACCATCTTGCTTCCTGCGTTCCCGGTACCACCCGTACCGTTCAGTGAAATCGCAGAAAAGTTATGGTTGGGGGCGGCTATCCTACATGGCGGAATTTTACGGGGATGGCGGGGGCCGGCGCCCGCTCAGCCGTTCGGCTCT contains these protein-coding regions:
- a CDS encoding AgmX/PglI C-terminal domain-containing protein — encoded protein: MTAQMRALAPEAGPKVLRIGLVQGGRIVHERVVKQRVSVTVGADDAAMFPILAEDMPSSGALFLLFERRGDDYYVNFTPEMTGRIALRGGIVALEALRREAPSVRLTEDARGRIVVGGSTFLFQFVPPPPAQPRPQLPLSATKGGVATEIDWQLTIVAAFSFLLHFGFIGAMYSDWMDPAVDEQIAVNGLIDSLKAVALPLPVETPPDSPRERSPLEMPPESKAESPSKTSKSPKDGDGSMSDRGAAALAREADAIQMQLLASLGGPSAVHGALGRGDVPLPDLSGVAGQASGVDTAGGLRVGSAGGGVIQPGRAGGGLAGIGRTGSSGIGERAGDAREVQGPKGAAQIGAPQTSVPVANAESVVAALRPKFRQCYQRYGLSVDPSMAGAVTIVTKVGPNGEVSAADPSGVSGLSNEVVSCIQRAVRNASFAAPGGTGGVIQIPIKFVQQR
- a CDS encoding MHS family MFS transporter — protein: MKVEPAAVRSKSAFAKVVGAGVAGTTIEFYDFFVYGSAAAIVFNKVFFPNTEPLVGALLALSTYAMGFLARPLGGVVFGHFGDRLGRRRTLMVSLVIMGGATVAIGLIPSYATIGVAAPILLTVLRLVQGLALGGEWGGAVFLIAEHGDERRRGFWSSWPQTGGPLGNLLATGVLSSMSSFVTDEAFLRWGWRIPFLASALLVLFGLWLRHAVEESPIFVELQSEARASVAAQAAAEPAPLRTVLARHKRAVLISAMAAVGEKATYYTFSIFLLTYLVEVLHLPKQIGLTAVLIASGFQAAGVLVGGWASDVLGRRRINVLLAILIAGWAFVGLPFVDRGTFGSVLLAVLVGLSLHGLLAGSQSAFFAELFPSTVRYTGASLGYQLASVIGGSAVPLLGVALLRDYHSTTPIALLLAGTLTSTGLAFVLSGETQTRDLRSIDS
- a CDS encoding beta-propeller domain-containing protein, translating into MRKTQSLVWTAFFATVGSVSMAGCGDSKGGSFDDDPIETESINASLHRAKGCGDLLSDLKADLKFKVEQSINQQIRSLRRCLALYGEGGCAYGAYREGSMDSGGAGAPTNAGSGGDSKGGESATSYSQTNTQVKGVDEADFVKNDGNNIYVLHGRAFKVLKAWPAAELKEASTIDIEGQPSEMFVADGKVVIYSYVNGKAIFEAAGVKPKNNWRDYFYMGGGGVATDVGAGPSRGAPPAGDQGSGSFAPLTKITVLKLDGTTPQVAREVYFEGNYLDARRVGPHVRTVLQGFAYGPRIKYSYYELYPTPKPGENPYPKTVSETIAALGRLRAENVATIDASTLTDYLPYTFVKNGSAVSAQTVACEDFYVPTVGSTQSGIVDVASLDLDNPNATPKETVILGQADTVYGGLDTIYLASHGWSAPSFPWGGGGSITKSDGPALPVRSVGGARTHLHKFEFKTDPKFPNYQASGTVKGFVKNQFSLDDKDGYLRIATTESHQYFDARGRAFWPTFALDANGELTPDSQARVWPRSTNQVAVLAQNGASLNVVGKADDLAPNESIFSVRFAGSRGYVVTFRRVDPLFVFDLASPTNPKLLGALKIPGFSEYMHPIDENHILTIGRDADQTGRTRALQLQVFDVSDGAHPVQKHVFTYNGSEYGSTDAEYDHKAFTYFAEKKLLAFPYYAYGQASGVKSTLELFKIDVGAGISKVGSIDQSALVAGNPQGYCSGYYRPSVRRGIFMANQETEYVYSVSYGGVVVKNAKDLSATVSSLALSAPWSNPGYGKPCY
- a CDS encoding class I SAM-dependent methyltransferase, with protein sequence MVSKPHVSDTAPKRPSRTAESHALPLDVQRYLEMARRTGGPILELCGELGCVAIPLARAGYRVVTVDISKGALKRLQANLDRESREVGQRVYVLPDMARLKLEESAFPLAVMASNALLDIANFDERQEVLDAIARHLVPGGVLVLDVVNPIALHAAGGPIFRLEIELMLESAGLSLASIEGGHQREPYTARSPQMFVVATKQ